GCAAACATTGTTCGGAGGTAGTGGGAAGGCCTGATATTGTGGGTGATGGAGATCCAATTGATATTTGTGTATTAAGTGTAAATCCGATCACGCATGGTAATATGATCCTTACTGTGATTCCGATTGGTGGATTACGTATGATTGATAAAGGGGAAGCCGATGACAAAATTGTCGCTGTCCTCAAAGGAGATGAAGTGTTTGGTCAAATCAAAGAGATTTCAGAAGTTCCAAAAGCACTCATCAACAAACTCCATCATTATTTTCTCACTTATAAATTAGATCCGAACTCTCCTTCCACGGGAACTGTCGAAATAACAGAAGTGTATGATCGTGCTGAAGCCATCAAAGTCATTCAATATGGTATAGAGGATTATATCAAAAAATTTGTAACAGTATGAAGCATTTAATTAGATATCTACTCATCCCATTTTTGGGATTCATGACAACTTCAGTTTTTTCAAAGGAAAAAGCTGTATATGAATTACATTCTAAGGATGAGTTGTTTTATTTGGGCGAAGATTCAAGAGCGCAGGATTCCAAAGAAAAATGGAATTTGGACGAGTTAGAAAATTTTGCTGTTTCGAGTAATCCACTGTATTTGCGAGAAAAACAAAATATTGGTATGGCTCGTGGTGATGTGATCACTGCGAGTTTGTATTACAATCCCATTGTCAATATGCAACAGCAGTTTATGGGTGCCTCTTCCAAAGCAGCAACAGGTCTTCCTGAAACATCGATCATTTACAACCAACCTTTTGATATGAGTGGTGTGATTCCACAACGTGAAAAGGTTGCCAAACAAGAGTTTTTGGCAACGATCGCTAGTTTTCGGGATTTTGATCGTTTGTTTCGGTTACGCCTACGCCAAAATTTTTGGACCTACTTATACGTTACGGAACAGATTAATTACCAAAAAGAATTTTTAGAAAATTACCAAGACCTACTCGACTTAACGAAGTTACGTGCTGAGAAAGGAGATATTTCTTTTTTAGAGTATGATCGTTTGGCTCTGGAAAGAGTGCAAATCGAAAGAGAATATCGAAATGCCAGGATCCTTCGCGCTCAAGTTGTTAAAAACTTGCGAGTGTTAATCGGAATTTCTGATATCAATTCACCACTCAATATTAAAGGAAGGTTGGAATTTATCTCCACGAAGGAGTTCGGAATTGATCTCAATGATTTTGATATTGAGGAAAGACCAGACCTTGTTGCATTAAAAATAAGACAACAACGAGAACGGATGAATATTGAACTCAAAAAAAGAGAAATCATTCCTCCGCTTACCCTCGGGGTAGAGTTTTTGAATAAAGGAAATGAAAATGTTGCAGGTGTTTATGCAGCCACTCCACTTCCACTTTTTGATCGTAAACAAGGTGAGATATTAAAATCAGAAGAATCTTATAAAAAATTAGGATTTGATGTAGATGCGAAAAGAAATGAGATTTTATCTGAAATTTCTGCTGCCATCAAAGAATTACAAGCAAGAGAGTCACAGTTACTAGATTACCAGAAGATGGGACTTTTAGAAAAAAACAAAGAAGTGCAAGAAAAATCGAGGCTTGCATACATTCGTGGTGCTTCCAATTTAGTTACGTTTTTGGAAGCCGAAAAAAACTATCTTAGTGTGCTTAGAAGTTATTATGAAATCATTTATCTTTATTACAACGCTTTGGAAGGATATAAAGCATCCATAGGAAAAATGGATAACTCGGAGTTTTAAGCCAACATGCAAAATGAATTGAATTTAAAAAAAATCAGAAATATTAGTATTCTCGTATTACTTGGAAGTGTGTTGTATTTTGGTTATACAAAGTTCTTTGGAGCTGGAAAAAAAACTGAAGCACTCACTGAGGATAAATCGAAATTTGCCATTTCCAGTGAAATACAAAAAAATCATCCCTTTTCCGTGGTTTATTTACAGGAAAGAGCTTTAGAAGAAGAATTACAACTCCCCGGAACAGTTTCGTATGACATGAATAATGTGGCGAAAGTTGGTTCCCGTGTGAATGGTCGAATCTTACAAGTCTTTGTAAAAGAGGGTGAATACGTTAAAAAAAGTACAGCACTTGCATCCATCCAATCTGTTGACTTAGGAACAACTGAAGCTAATTACTTAAAAGCTCGAGCAAGACTCGAAGCATTAAAGGTTCAAGCTGATCGTGCAAAAGATTTGTATGAACGAAAAGTAACTTCAGCCAAAGAATATGAAATGTCTCTAATGGATTATAAGTCTGTAAAGGCAGAGATGGAAACATCTCGGAATGCTTTAGAAAACTTGGGTCTAAATGAAACTGAAATCGCAAATTTAGAAGCTGGCAAATACAATTCTAAAAATTTATACATCCGAACTCCCATCTCCGGTACAGTCACAGAAAGGGAAGCGATCATTGGGCAAGCAGTCAATGCACGTGATAACTTATTCACAGTTGCCGATTTATCAGTGTTATGGATTAATTTAGAAGTATATGAAAAAGATTTAGCTTCGATACGTGTGGGAAATGAAGCAAAGGTGATTCCCATTGGATCTAAAGATGAATCCTTAAAAGCCGTTGTCTCTCATGTGGGTGATATCATTGATCCTGTGAAAAAAACAGCAGAAATACGATTGGAAGTACGAAACTCAAAAGGTAGATTACGTCCTGGACAAAGTGTCACAGCAACCGTTGTGGGTGCAATGGTTACATCATCGGTTAACAAAGCAAAGGTGATTCCATCAAATTGTATTCATAAAATCGAAGGGGAAAACTTTATTTTTGTCAGAAATCCAGATGGTTCTTTCTCAGCGAAAAAAATTGGGATAGGGAAAACCTATGACAATTGGGTAGAAGTGACAGATGGTGTTGGTTCTGGAGAAGCTATTGTAGAAGAGGGGAGTTTTGTCTTAAAAAGTGAATATTTGAAACTATAATCACTAGTTTTTTGTTGACATAACGCCCATTTCCTATTTATCTGTTTAGTATGAAAGACCTCACGGAAAAACAAGAATCTGTTTTACAATACATCTCGGACACGGTCCGTGAAAAGGGATTTCCCCCTACCATCCGTGAGATTGGTGACCAATTTGGAATCACTGCAAAAGGTGCTTACGACCATCTAAAGGCAATTGAAAAAAAAGGTTATATCCGCACTTCCAAAAACCAAAGCCGTGCGATCGAACTTCTGAAAGGAAATGCGGACGAAGCTCTTCTTGTGCGGGCTTCTGGAATCCCTCTCCTTGGGCAAGTAGCAGCAGGAAATCCCATCCTTGCGGAAGAAAACATTGAGGAATACATTGCCGTCCCAGATGATTTGGCGACAAAACCGGGAACCTTTGCCTTAAAAGTAAAAGGTGATTCCATGGTGGAAGCAGGGATCAGCGATGGGGACATTGCCATCATCCAGAAAAAAGATACGGCAAGGAATGGTGAAATTGTCGTCGCTATGATTGATAATGAAGCCACTCTTAAGGTGTTTTACAAAGAGCCTGACATGATCCGACTAGAACCTCGGAACGCAAAACTCAAACCCATTCGCACAAAGAAAGCAACGATAATTGGAAAACTCATAGGTCTCTATCGTATTTACTGATTGACCAAGAGTAGGTTTCCTCTCATCCTAGAAGGGATGTCGAAACATCTCTTCTCACTCGCCTGTATCACACTCTCCCTTTTCCTTGTCAGTTGTGCTCCCAAAAAACAAGAAATCAATGCTTATGATTTAAAACGTGTTTTGGAACGATTTGCTCAAAATCGAATCCAAACGGGGCTTATGGCAGATACCAAACGACCAACTCCATCAGACGTACAATTATTCGAAGAAGCGTGTGATGTGTATCGTTTGTCGGTCCCTGAGGCAAAAGAAATGTTAAAAAAAGAGAATAAGGCATTATACGAGTCAATATATGGAAATGAATAAAGTGAAATTTTCAGAACGTTTTTTATGGGTGAGTGTCACCTTGTCCTTGTTAGGATTAGTTTTTTTCCTCAGTATTGAAAAAGTAAAAGCGATTTCATCTGATGGGGAAAAATACCTTCAAATTTTACATGAAGTTGTTGCTTATATCGAAAACGACTTTGTTGAACCCCAAGAAGAGAAAAAAATATACATTGGAGCGATCCAAGGTGCCTTACATAGTTTAGGTGACCCACATACTCGTTTTATCGATGTGGATGAATTTAAAGAACTACAAAACGAAACCAAAGGGAGTTTTGGTGGCATTGGTGTAGAACTCAACTACCAAGAAAATGCATTTGTCATTGTGGCACCGATTGAAGGAACCCCTGCTTGGAAGGCTGGTCTTTTACCACAGGACAAAATCATTGAAATTAATGGGAAACCAGTCAAATCACTTTCCCAAGCAGAATCTTTTGCCATGATGCGTGGCGAAGTGGGAACCTCTATTTCCATGAAAATTGAAAGGAAGGGATTAAAAGAACCTTTTGTTGTCAATTTAGTGAGAGAACTCATTCAAATTCGTTTTTTACGTTCCTTTTACCTTCCTGAAAAAGAAACAGGTTACATCAAACTAGTTCAGTTTATGGGGAAAGATACAGGCAAAGAGTTTGCTGCTGCAGTTAAAAACTTAAAAGACTCAGGAGCCAAAAAACTTGTTATCGACCTCCGAATGAATCCAGGTGGACTCCTTGATTTAGCAATTGATTTAGCAGATTTGTTCCTTCCTCCCAATTCAGACATTGTCTCCGTAAAAGGTAGAGGGGGAGTTCTCATTAAAAGTTTTAAGTCGGAAAATCGTGATTTAAAATTCTTGGATTTGCCTGTTGCTATCTTAGTTAATGGTGGGTCTGCGAGTGCATCCGAAATTTTAGCTGGAGCGTTGAAGGACAACAAACGAGCGTTAATAGTTGGAACACAGAGTTTTGGAAAAGGAAGTGTTCAGTCAATTATTCCCTTGTCCTTTGGTGCTGGTGTTGCGATCACCATTCAAAAATACTATACACCATCAGGAATTTCCATTCATGGAATAGGAATCACTCCTGACCATGTCATCAATCCAGTTTCTGCCAATGAAGACGAAAAGTATGCTTTGGAAAAACTATTTAAGAAAAACTTAATACGACCTTTTTTAGAATCTCATTCAGAATTTAATGAAATCTCTATCACCGATTTTAAGGAGATCCTTAAAAAGGAAAATTTGAAGATTTCAGATTCTGTGATACGTATTTTTTTATTCAATGAAATGAGAATGGGTTCTTCCCAATCTAAACCAAGACTTGACTTGGACATTCAATTATCAGAAGCAATTAACCTATTGAAATAAATGGTTTATGGAATTGGGATTGAATCCAGTTGTGATGAAACGTCAATTGCCATTGTCAAAGATGGCAAAGAATTAGTTTCACTCAAAGTATACAGCCAAATTGAAACCCATTCTCCTTACCGGGGAGTGGTTCCCGAAATTGCCTCTCGCGCACATTTGGAAAAAATAAATTCACTTCTTTCTGTCTGTATGGAAGAATCAAATTTGAAGTTCTCTGATTTGCAATATGTTGCCGTGACAGGGTATCCAGGTCTTGTTGGGTCACTTATGATTGGAGCACAACTTGCAAGGTGTATCTCACTTGTGCATTCAATTCCCATTGTTCTTGTGAACCATTTAGAAGCACACTTAACTGTGATTGGACTCGAACACGATTTGCCCACATTTCCTTGGTTAGGTGTCCTGCTTTCGGGTGGGAATTCATCCATTTACATCTATAAAGATTTTGGTGAATTGGAATTACTTGCCGATACAAGGGATGATTCTCTTGGAGAAGCGTTTGATAAAGTAAGTGCCATTTTGGGTTTACCTTACCCAGGTGGCCCCATCATTGAAAAAATGGCATCTTCCTTCGAAATACCAAAAGGAGAAAAAAGTCCCTTTCCGAAGTTATTAAAAGAAGACACACAGGATACCATTCGATTCTCCTACAGCGGCTTAAAAACAGCTGTGATGTATTACCTAAAATCATTCACAGGTATGCCTCCCATTGAAAAAATTGCTTACTACTTTCAAAAAACAGCCTTTGAATTAGTTGTACGAAATATAACAAAAGCGATCGAAAAAACCCAAATCAAAACGATTGTTGCCGCTGGGGGAGTGCTCGCGAATGAAACACTTAGGTCTACCCTCCAATCGGAAGCCCAAAATCGATCTTTTCAATTGTATTACCCCCAAAAAAAAATTTACTGCACGGATAACGGAGCGATGGTGGCATGTCTTGGATACCATCTTTGGAAAGAAAAAAAATTTGTAGGGCTCGATTTTAAAATCAGTCCAAAACGAAACTTTGAACAAATACTATGAAACTAAAATTAACTTGGATCCCCAATACCTTAACCCTCGGAAACCTCACTTTAGGTTTTGTTTCCATGTTACTTGTCTCTGAGACAAACCCAAGCCAACCAAATTCACATGAATTGTATTCCCTAGCAGGTGTGTTTATCATCTTAGCTGCGTTATTCGATGGTTTTGATGGAATGGCTGCGAGAGCTCTGAATTGTACGAGTGAACTTGGTGCTGATTTAGATAGCCTTGCAGACCTTACCACATTTGGAATTGCACCTGGTTTTTTAGCGTATAAAATGTTCTTTTTTGATATCAAACTCGATATTTTTGATAAACCAGATTATCTGCCTCTCGGAATGTTCATCGCGGCCTTGTATCCTATTTGTGCTGCTTACCGATTGGCAAGGTTCAATGTTGCCCATGATCCAAAGTCATTTAATGGACTCCCTTCTCCTGTGGCAGGTGTTGTGATTGGAATTTTCCCTATGGTTTTTTCAGTATCACAAGTGCCGTTATGGACTGCTGTTACCTTCTTTGTGATTACCGCATTACTTATGGTTTCCACGTTACGATACAGCAAACCCCAGGTAGCAATGCGTGGACTCTTTTCTTGGAAAAAATTAGGTATTAGCCTTTTTGGTTTGGGACTCATTTTGTTTGCAATTGGATTTTACCGATGGCCCTATGTGATGTATGGCGCAGTTGGTTTTTATGTATTTTCGGGGATTGTATCTTTCCTCATCCAAACCATCCAAGACTACCGAGTTTAATTCATTCGACTTGGAAAATTTCTAATAAATTTGCGACACTAAAAATGGTTCTGATTTCACTCGAGAGATGGACCATTTTTACTTTTTTGTTTTTTTCTTTTGTCCAACTGTAGGTATGAAGTAGGATTCCGATTCCCGACGAATCCAGATACGTTAAGTGTTGGAAATCGAAAACCAGTTCTGTGACCGAATCTGAATCGATCAATTCCTTAATTTCCAATTTTAATTTGGGTGTGTCCCTTAATGATAAGGAACCATTCAGATCGATGATGGCTTTTGAATTCTCACGTTTGATTTCGTATTGAAACATAACTTCAGTTAAGACAACATCTGAAAGAGGAAATACAATCAAAAAACGTTTGATTTTTCCAAAAAGGACTCTAGAAAAAGAGCAATGAAAATTAAGTTTTGGGGTGTTCGAGGTTCCATAGGTTCACCCATCCGGCCAGAAAACGTAAAACATAAAATCGAAAAAATTCTCTCTTTGGCAAGTCCAACCGACATCCAAAACGAACAAAGTATTCATAGTTTTTTAAATTCTCTTAGTTTTTCCTCATCATCGACTTACGGTGGTAATACGACTTGTGTCGAAATCCGTGACAAAGAGGGAACTCTCATCATTATCGATGGTGGTACTGGTTTACGGGAACTTGGAAACCAAATGATGTCATCCCAATTTGGAAAGGGTGTGGGGCACGCCTATTGGATACTCACTCACACACATTGGGACCATATCCAAGGCATACCTTTTTTTATTCCTCTGTTTTTACCAGGAAATCATTTCGAGTTCATTTCGTCCATGAGTGATGCAGAAAAGAGGTTAGAACACCAATTTGTATTCACACATTTCCCTGTTTCCTTTGATCATTATGCTGCAAAAAAAACCTTTCAATTCATCGAAGAAGGAGAGGTTGTTTCCCTTGGCCCAAACATCAAAGCGTTTAGTAAAGCAGTGCGCCATCCTGGTGGGAGTTTTTCCTATCGGTTTACTGAAGATGGAAAATCGATCATCTTTGCATCCGATGCCGAATTCAATTTGGAAGAAATGGAAAACATTGATACATACATTGATTATTTCCGAGATGCAGATGTTTTAGTTTTTGATACACAATATACATTTGAAGAATCATTACAAAAAATTGATTGGGGCCATAGTTCGGCTTCCATTGCTACAGATATTGCCCTTCGGGCAAAAGTAAAAAAACTCGTGATGTTCCACCATGATCCTTCTTATGATGATGAGAAGTTGGATTTGGTATACTTACGGGCGTTAAAGTACAAAGAGATGTTTGATCCACATGGAAAATTAGAAATCATTATGGCTTATGAAGGTTTGGAAATAGAGGTATAAAATGGCAAAAAAAAATTACATCATTGGGATTGATGCGGGGACAACTGGGATTCGAACATTTTGTTTTAATGACAAAGGGAAAGTGATTTCGTCTGCCTACCAAGAATTCAAACAATACTATCCAAAACCAGGTTGGGTCGAACATGACCCTGAAGAGATCTGGCAAAAAACACAAAAACTCATCGCCCTTGCGATCAAAAACGGAAAACTAAATCCCAAAGATGCCATCGCCATCGGGATTACCAACCAAAGGGAAACATCTGTTGTTTGGGATAAAAAAACAGGAAAACCAGTTTATAATGCGATCGTATGGCAATGCCGTAGGACATCGGATATCTGTAAGGATTTAAAAAAACAAAGCCTAGAATCCAATTTTCGTAACAAAACAGGACTTGTACTTGATGCTTATTTCTCTGGAACCAAAATCCAATGGATCCTCGACAATGTCAAAGGAGCACGAGAGAGGGCCGAACGAGGAGACCTTCTTTTTGGAACCATTGATACTTGGTTATTGTACAAACTCACAGGTCACAAAGAACACAAAACCGATCATACGAATGCATCCCGTACTTTACTCTTCAATATCCAAACCAAGGAATGGGATGAAGAACTTTGTAAGATTTTAAAAGTTCCTATGTCAATGTTACCCAAGGCATACAATTCTAAAAATCTATTTGGTTTTACTTCCAATGTTAAATCCATTCCAGATGGAATCCCAATCTCTTCACTTGTGGGTGACCAACAAGGTGCCCTTTTTGGGCAACTCTGCACAGAACCTGGGGAAGCAAAAAACACTTACGGAACAGGTTGTTTTTTACTCTTCAATGTGGGGGATGAATTTCGAATTTCGAACCAAGGTCTCATCA
This sequence is a window from Leptospira ellinghausenii. Protein-coding genes within it:
- a CDS encoding inorganic pyrophosphatase, whose product is MKPNYYVAHPWHGLELGPKAPDELDVFIELTPQDTVKYEIDKASGFIRVDRPQKYSNRSPTLYGFIPRTFSGEASGKHCSEVVGRPDIVGDGDPIDICVLSVNPITHGNMILTVIPIGGLRMIDKGEADDKIVAVLKGDEVFGQIKEISEVPKALINKLHHYFLTYKLDPNSPSTGTVEITEVYDRAEAIKVIQYGIEDYIKKFVTV
- a CDS encoding TolC family protein — encoded protein: MKHLIRYLLIPFLGFMTTSVFSKEKAVYELHSKDELFYLGEDSRAQDSKEKWNLDELENFAVSSNPLYLREKQNIGMARGDVITASLYYNPIVNMQQQFMGASSKAATGLPETSIIYNQPFDMSGVIPQREKVAKQEFLATIASFRDFDRLFRLRLRQNFWTYLYVTEQINYQKEFLENYQDLLDLTKLRAEKGDISFLEYDRLALERVQIEREYRNARILRAQVVKNLRVLIGISDINSPLNIKGRLEFISTKEFGIDLNDFDIEERPDLVALKIRQQRERMNIELKKREIIPPLTLGVEFLNKGNENVAGVYAATPLPLFDRKQGEILKSEESYKKLGFDVDAKRNEILSEISAAIKELQARESQLLDYQKMGLLEKNKEVQEKSRLAYIRGASNLVTFLEAEKNYLSVLRSYYEIIYLYYNALEGYKASIGKMDNSEF
- a CDS encoding efflux RND transporter periplasmic adaptor subunit; translated protein: MQNELNLKKIRNISILVLLGSVLYFGYTKFFGAGKKTEALTEDKSKFAISSEIQKNHPFSVVYLQERALEEELQLPGTVSYDMNNVAKVGSRVNGRILQVFVKEGEYVKKSTALASIQSVDLGTTEANYLKARARLEALKVQADRAKDLYERKVTSAKEYEMSLMDYKSVKAEMETSRNALENLGLNETEIANLEAGKYNSKNLYIRTPISGTVTEREAIIGQAVNARDNLFTVADLSVLWINLEVYEKDLASIRVGNEAKVIPIGSKDESLKAVVSHVGDIIDPVKKTAEIRLEVRNSKGRLRPGQSVTATVVGAMVTSSVNKAKVIPSNCIHKIEGENFIFVRNPDGSFSAKKIGIGKTYDNWVEVTDGVGSGEAIVEEGSFVLKSEYLKL
- the lexA gene encoding transcriptional repressor LexA, with the translated sequence MKDLTEKQESVLQYISDTVREKGFPPTIREIGDQFGITAKGAYDHLKAIEKKGYIRTSKNQSRAIELLKGNADEALLVRASGIPLLGQVAAGNPILAEENIEEYIAVPDDLATKPGTFALKVKGDSMVEAGISDGDIAIIQKKDTARNGEIVVAMIDNEATLKVFYKEPDMIRLEPRNAKLKPIRTKKATIIGKLIGLYRIY
- a CDS encoding LA_1448 family UV-C exposure upregulated protein, with the protein product MSKHLFSLACITLSLFLVSCAPKKQEINAYDLKRVLERFAQNRIQTGLMADTKRPTPSDVQLFEEACDVYRLSVPEAKEMLKKENKALYESIYGNE
- a CDS encoding S41 family peptidase, whose product is MKFSERFLWVSVTLSLLGLVFFLSIEKVKAISSDGEKYLQILHEVVAYIENDFVEPQEEKKIYIGAIQGALHSLGDPHTRFIDVDEFKELQNETKGSFGGIGVELNYQENAFVIVAPIEGTPAWKAGLLPQDKIIEINGKPVKSLSQAESFAMMRGEVGTSISMKIERKGLKEPFVVNLVRELIQIRFLRSFYLPEKETGYIKLVQFMGKDTGKEFAAAVKNLKDSGAKKLVIDLRMNPGGLLDLAIDLADLFLPPNSDIVSVKGRGGVLIKSFKSENRDLKFLDLPVAILVNGGSASASEILAGALKDNKRALIVGTQSFGKGSVQSIIPLSFGAGVAITIQKYYTPSGISIHGIGITPDHVINPVSANEDEKYALEKLFKKNLIRPFLESHSEFNEISITDFKEILKKENLKISDSVIRIFLFNEMRMGSSQSKPRLDLDIQLSEAINLLK
- the tsaD gene encoding tRNA (adenosine(37)-N6)-threonylcarbamoyltransferase complex transferase subunit TsaD, with the translated sequence MVYGIGIESSCDETSIAIVKDGKELVSLKVYSQIETHSPYRGVVPEIASRAHLEKINSLLSVCMEESNLKFSDLQYVAVTGYPGLVGSLMIGAQLARCISLVHSIPIVLVNHLEAHLTVIGLEHDLPTFPWLGVLLSGGNSSIYIYKDFGELELLADTRDDSLGEAFDKVSAILGLPYPGGPIIEKMASSFEIPKGEKSPFPKLLKEDTQDTIRFSYSGLKTAVMYYLKSFTGMPPIEKIAYYFQKTAFELVVRNITKAIEKTQIKTIVAAGGVLANETLRSTLQSEAQNRSFQLYYPQKKIYCTDNGAMVACLGYHLWKEKKFVGLDFKISPKRNFEQIL
- a CDS encoding CDP-alcohol phosphatidyltransferase family protein; translation: MKLKLTWIPNTLTLGNLTLGFVSMLLVSETNPSQPNSHELYSLAGVFIILAALFDGFDGMAARALNCTSELGADLDSLADLTTFGIAPGFLAYKMFFFDIKLDIFDKPDYLPLGMFIAALYPICAAYRLARFNVAHDPKSFNGLPSPVAGVVIGIFPMVFSVSQVPLWTAVTFFVITALLMVSTLRYSKPQVAMRGLFSWKKLGISLFGLGLILFAIGFYRWPYVMYGAVGFYVFSGIVSFLIQTIQDYRV
- a CDS encoding STAS domain-containing protein, whose protein sequence is MIVFPLSDVVLTEVMFQYEIKRENSKAIIDLNGSLSLRDTPKLKLEIKELIDSDSVTELVFDFQHLTYLDSSGIGILLHTYSWTKEKNKKVKMVHLSSEIRTIFSVANLLEIFQVE
- a CDS encoding MBL fold metallo-hydrolase, producing the protein MKIKFWGVRGSIGSPIRPENVKHKIEKILSLASPTDIQNEQSIHSFLNSLSFSSSSTYGGNTTCVEIRDKEGTLIIIDGGTGLRELGNQMMSSQFGKGVGHAYWILTHTHWDHIQGIPFFIPLFLPGNHFEFISSMSDAEKRLEHQFVFTHFPVSFDHYAAKKTFQFIEEGEVVSLGPNIKAFSKAVRHPGGSFSYRFTEDGKSIIFASDAEFNLEEMENIDTYIDYFRDADVLVFDTQYTFEESLQKIDWGHSSASIATDIALRAKVKKLVMFHHDPSYDDEKLDLVYLRALKYKEMFDPHGKLEIIMAYEGLEIEV
- the glpK gene encoding glycerol kinase GlpK, which codes for MAKKNYIIGIDAGTTGIRTFCFNDKGKVISSAYQEFKQYYPKPGWVEHDPEEIWQKTQKLIALAIKNGKLNPKDAIAIGITNQRETSVVWDKKTGKPVYNAIVWQCRRTSDICKDLKKQSLESNFRNKTGLVLDAYFSGTKIQWILDNVKGARERAERGDLLFGTIDTWLLYKLTGHKEHKTDHTNASRTLLFNIQTKEWDEELCKILKVPMSMLPKAYNSKNLFGFTSNVKSIPDGIPISSLVGDQQGALFGQLCTEPGEAKNTYGTGCFLLFNVGDEFRISNQGLITTLALGPEGKTVYCLEGSVFIGGAVVQFLRDNLEFFKYSKDSEKLVKSIKTKDDVVFVPAFAGLGAPHWDQEARGAIFGLSRDTTPAQITRAALKAIALQSYELANAMEKETGKPLKFLRVDGGATSNAWLMQFQADILGTKVIRPQNVDTTVLGAAYLAGLERGFFKSVAHLRKEETKTTQFIPKMKEAERKEEIDKWNSAILRVKTGN